One window of the Cryptomeria japonica chromosome 7, Sugi_1.0, whole genome shotgun sequence genome contains the following:
- the LOC131856396 gene encoding uncharacterized protein LOC131856396 produces the protein MKMHDEEKVADYFVRVDESINAIRGLVEDIEDKDIVQKVMRSLPSKYDSKLSAIEELKELNTLTMDDLHGILIAYEMRACSDETIHKESAFKVEKKNKETQKGVRKIQGQTTFKCFNYGKLGHFSANCPLDDSDKENLESFSKQRTLNIKKKFPLKLKKSLYAKGDVTDSNAEESMDDESEFLFMTTECLAGNQGLNDVVLSDVEG, from the coding sequence ATGAAGATGCATGATGAAGAAAAGGTTGCAGATTATTTCGttagagttgatgaatctatcaatGCAATTAGAGGATTAGTAGAAGACATAGAAGATAAGGATATAGTCCAAAAGGTGATGAGGTCTCTTCCCTCTAAATATGATTCTAAGTTATCAGCCATAGAGGAACTTAAGGAGTTGAATACATTGACTATGGATGATCTTCATGGGATACTCATTGCTTATGAAATGAGAGCTTGTAGTGATGAAACTATTCATAAGGAGAGTGCTTTTAAAGttgagaagaagaataaagaaactCAAAAAGGGGTTAGGAAAATACAAGGGCAAACTACTTTTAAATGCTTTAATTATGGTAAGCTTGGTCACTTTTCTGCAAATTGTCCTTTGGATGATAGTGACAAAGAAAATTTAGAATCTTTCTCTAAGCAGAGAACCTTAAATATAAAGAAAAAGTTTCCCCTCAAGCTTAAGAAAAGTTTATATGCTAAAGGTGATGTGACTGATAGTAATGCAGAAGAGTCAATGGATGATGAATCTGAATTTTTGTTTATGACTACTGAATGTCTTGCAGGAAATCAGGGTCTTAATGATGTTGTGTTGTCAGATGTTGAAGGATAA
- the LOC131856399 gene encoding uncharacterized protein LOC131856399, translating to MKMHDEEKVADYFVRVDESINAIRGLVEDIEDKDIVQKVMRSLPSKYDSKLSAIEELKELNTLTMNDLHGILISYEMRACSDETIHKESAFKVEKKNKETQKGVRKIQGQTTFKCFNYGKLGHFSANCPLDDSDKENLESFSKQRTLNIKKKFPLKLKKSLYAKGDVTDSNTEESMDDESEVLFMTTECLAGNQGLNDVVLSDVEG from the coding sequence ATGAAGATGCATGATGAAGAAAAGGTTGCAGATTATTTCGttagagttgatgaatctatcaatGCAATTAGAGGATTAGTCGAAGACATAGAAGATAAGGATATAGTCCAAAAGGTGATGAGGTCTCTTCCCTCTAAATATGATTCTAAGTTATCAGCCATAGAGGAACTTAAGGAGTTGAATACGTTGACTATGAATGATCTTCATGGGATACTCATTTCTTATGAAATGAGAGCTTGTAGTGATGAAACTATTCATAAGGAGAGTGCTTTTAAAGttgagaagaagaataaagaaactCAAAAAGGGGTTAGGAAAATACAAGGGCAAACTACTTTTAAATGCTTTAATTATGGTAAGCTTGGTCACTTTTCTGCAAATTGTCCTTTGGATGATAGTGACAAAGAAAATTTAGAATCTTTCTCTAAGCAGAGAACCTTAAATATAAAGAAAAAGTTTCCCCTCAAGCTTAAGAAAAGTTTATATGCTAAAGGTGATGTGACTGATAGTAATACAGAAGAGTCAATGGATGATGAATCTGAAGTTTTGTTTATGACTACTGAATGTCTTGCAGGAAATCAGGGTCTTAATGATGTTGTGTTGTCAGATGTTGAAGGATAA
- the LOC131856400 gene encoding uncharacterized protein LOC131856400, translating into MKMHDEEKVADYFVRVDESINAIRGLVEDIEDKDIVQKVMRSLPSKYDSKLSAIEELKELNTLTMNDLHGILIAYEMRACSDETIHKESAFKVEKKNKETQKGVRKIKGKTTFKCFNYGKLGHFSANCPLDDSDEENLESFSKQRTLNIKKKFPLKLKKSLYAKGDVTDSNTEESMDDESEVLFMTTECLAGNQGLNDVVLSDVEG; encoded by the coding sequence ATGAAGATGCATGATGAAGAAAAGGTTGCAGATTATTTCGttagagttgatgaatctatcaatGCAATTAGAGGATTAGTAGAAGACATAGAAGATAAGGATATAGTCCAAAAGGTGATGAGGTCTCTTCCCTCTAAATATGATTCTAAGTTATCAGCCATAGAGGAACTTAAGGAGTTGAATACATTGACTATGAATGATCTTCATGGGATACTCATTGCTTATGAAATGAGAGCTTGTAGTGATGAAACTATTCATAAGGAGAGTGCTTTTAAAGttgagaagaagaataaagaaactCAAAAAGGGGTTAGGAAAATAAAAGGGAAAACTACTTTTAAATGCTTTAATTATGGTAAGCTTGGTCACTTTTCTGCAAATTGTCCTTTGGATGATAGTGACGAAGAAAATTTAGAATCTTTCTCTAAGCAGAGAACCTTAAATATAAAGAAAAAGTTTCCCCTCAAGCTTAAGAAAAGTTTATATGCTAAAGGTGATGTGACTGATAGTAATACAGAAGAGTCAATGGATGATGAATCTGAAGTTTTGTTTATGACTACTGAATGTCTTGCAGGAAATCAGGGTCTTAATGATGTTGTGTTGTCAGATGTTGAAGGATAA